The following coding sequences are from one Musa acuminata AAA Group cultivar baxijiao chromosome BXJ1-6, Cavendish_Baxijiao_AAA, whole genome shotgun sequence window:
- the LOC135583800 gene encoding E3 ubiquitin-protein ligase PRT6-like, whose amino-acid sequence MAGMELDSPRDTVLSPRDRIVQRLITNGVPSEVLEQSQMGLISYLKENKPMYPVLVSSILPTEDDLSELRISSDVSSSGNTEDLFCESMSWLGWLMFEAEPQSSLENLASEAVGQRAVCGAVWGQNDLAYRCRTCEHDPTCAICVPCFQNGNHKDHDYSIMYTGGGCCDCGDVTAWKREGFCSKHKGTEQMQPLPEELANSIRPVLDVLLVLWKDKLILAENQRNPREHNKTDVSAGMGNRLSSAVIEMLLDFCKCSESLLSFISKKMFECTDLLDVLVRAERFLHKNVVKKLHELLLKLLGEPVFKYEFAKAFTRYYPVSVSEIIKEWTVKAFEKYSLLSTFSVQLFTVPTLTPRLVREVNLLGVLLGCLKDLFLFCIQEDGQLQVRKWEHLYETIIRLVEDTRFVLSHKEVLAYITHERPDISRAWLKLLSLVQGMDPQKRVTTTPIEEEHEYLSAPFVLGHFLSKVHNLLVQGAFSAFETKERKITSFSCPDSEWLDDNEGYRHSKVGRISQDSSACSINRTSSGLDGSSQHSDVKYGGVDHLSVPSPAIWLIFECLKAIDDWFCHARNISLFVDDMNYSSLSCFRKKLFKSKKGANSSKIFGLSVSRQGVDKHQSLPSGEHHEVSDLMDTDGCLEHTTSSRISDDSIVEVDSGAESEAFGMLNIADWPDIVYDVSSQEISFHIPLHRLLSLILRKAMEYCHNEIEKPEKASSGLSLPSSAWGHEFFGQVLKGLQPCGFSAFLMEHPLRLRVFCAQVRAGMWRRNGDAAIFNSEFYRAVQWFNQGLESDLFLLQCCAALAPPELFVERIQERFGLVNYTSLSLSECNEYEAVLVQEMLTLIIQVVKERRFSGLSSVDNLKRELVYKLTVGDATRSHLVKALPRDLSNSDQLQNVLDMLATYSNPSGMKQGKYSLRKAYWKELDLYHPRWNYRDLQVAEERYFQFCKVSARNVQLPQWTNIYIPLKTISRIATSKAVLKIVRAVFFYAAFVDVSLASRAPDGVLITALHLLSLALDICGSQSQTRSTNYGSGIDLSHPDHSFMEVSHYVEDLPPILAHATEQLDIAAHGESALCKNQSMLSLLVLLMRKYKKESDSHYSETRHCNISLLVETLVKKIAELNIDCLVMLQRIAPEVVYHMRKQPAEDAPERSASASDAEERRAKARERQAAIMEKMRAEQSRFMASLKSTPNSEADGSISKEEKLDHEDNVSEESAIVCSFCRDPHSQSPLCFLILLQKSCLTTFVERAPLSWEDVGQQNEIPSTGIEGSNGPGGSDSKNIVQSIQNVGVEFPFDMEPAEVDRSLVFLNEQLPAFRNIQPLDVFPGTDTELSASLESMEDDIYRSIIRDMHNSKSILDTLDAEKKYLTKDAVLGSRKGSIAEFFALGEYVLSLSRESKQNHSFIFGPQRIVNLASRSTASSTTISGFGPSDCDGIHISSCGHAVHRECHDRYQVSLKQRYIGNLGFEGSHIVDPDLGELLCPVCRRFANAILPACTGFSNKLSTTKESAFSSSMPNDVPSTSSDMNCSNLHIVLASSLLQNTAKIVGQCRNLKVLSGKINETMNSVLEPSLRKLYMLYYSHSYSSLSAPGWLSRSLILWDTLRYSVTATEIAARAKLNTNSLGSQSCLESLTEELRSSSGYIMSVLVHVAQSAGSSNCLEVLLRFSSLQLLAGSICSGVSGDNYLSNGDKQKGTTSSSFECYDNGEAFPDIQFWKRAADPILAHDPFSSFMWVLFCLPAPFKASRECFIALVHLFYAVCIVQAMITCYGNQSFDVSSFGSNVLNDVCRTMAESDRVRQYFVSSYIDHLYHPKDMIRRLTFPYLRRCALLWNLLNSSTLSLSYDSHTWERSYLCSKDVQLDSDSQLRVELNNIRELEDMFMICSLELVLKNEVVHALALRWCDHFCDEFGVRKYRGVLASSPAVPFKLMELPLIYQDLLKKYIKLPCSNCKSVPEEPALCLLCGKLCSLYRKSCCRQSKCLNHAMICGAGIGVFLLVRKTTILLQRSARRTLWPSLYLDAFGEEDHDMSRGKPLYLSKERYAALTYLVASHGLDRSSEVLRQTTTNLNGLY is encoded by the exons ATGGCCGGCATGGAGCTCGATTCGCCGCGGGACACCGTGTTGTCTCCGAGAGATCGCATCGTCCAG AGACTTATCACCAATGGTGTTCCCTCCGAGGTGTTAGAGCAGTCTCAAATGGGGCTTATAtcatatctcaaggaaaacaaaCCTATGTATCCCGTGTTGGTCTCTTCCATCTTACCAACCGAAGATGATTTGTCGGAGCTGCGAATCTCATCAGATGTGTCCAGCAGTGGCAACACTGAGGATCTGTTTTGTGAGAGTATGTCGTGGCTAGGGTGGTTGATGTTCGAAGCTGAACCACAATCATCTCTTGAGAATTTGGCATCAGAAGCTGTTGGTCAGCGTGCTGTGTGTGGAGCCGTTTGGGGTCAGAATGACTTGGCCTATCGCTGCCGCACATGCGAGCATGATCCAACCTGTGCTATATGCGTTCCATGTTTCCAGAATGGCAATCACAAGGATCATGATTACTCAATTATGTATACAGGTGGCGGATGCTGTGACTGCGGAGATGTGACAGCCTGGAAACGTGAAGGATTCTGTTCCAAGCACAAAGGAACTGAGCAGATGCAACCTTTACCAGAAGAGTTGGCAAATTCCATCAGGCCTGTTCTAGATGTTCTTCTCGTACTCTGGAAGGACAAATTAATACTCGCTGAAAACCAGAGGAATCCAAGGGAACATAACAAAACTGATGTGTCTGCAGGGATGGGGAATAGGTTATCTTCTGCAGTTATTGAGATGTTGCTGGACTTCTGCAAATGTAGCGAAAGCCTTCTTAGTTTcatatcaaagaaaatgtttgagTGTACCGATTTGCTCGATGTTCTTGTGAGGGCAGAGAGGTTCTTGCACAAGAACGTTGTGAAGAAGCTACATGAATTACTTCTAAAATTGCTTGGGGAGCCTGTTTTTAAATATGAGTTTGCTAAAGCTTTTACGAGATATTATCCTGTTTCTGTAAGTGAAATTATCAAAGAGTGGACTGTTAAAGCATTTGAGAAGTATTCGCTACTATCAACATTCTCTGTGCAATTGTTCACTGTGCCTACGTTGACACCACGACTTGTACGAGAGGTGAACCTGCTGGGTGTACTTTTGGGATGCTTGAAGGACCTGTTCCTTTTTTGCATTCAGGAAGACGGTCAATTACAG GTAAGGAAGTGGGAACATCTCTATGAGACAATAATTCGTTTGGTGGAAGACACACGATTTGTCCTGAGTCACAAAGAGGTTCTTGCATACATAACTCATGAGAGACCTGATATTTCAAGAGCTTGGCTGAAGCTTTTATCTCTTGTGCAAGGCATGGATCCCCAAAAGAGAGTAACAACTACCCCTATTGAAGAAGAACATGAGTATCTTTCTGCACCTTTCGTGCTGGGACATTTCCTAAGCAAAGTTCATAATCTTTTGGTGCAAGGAGCATTTTCTGCTTTCGAAACCAAAGAAAGGAAGATCACTTCTTTTTCTTGCCCAGATTCTGAATGGTTAGATGATAACGAAGGTTATCGTCATTCAAAAGTAGGCAGAATTTCACAAGACAGCTCTGCTTGCAGTATAAATAGAACAAGCAGTGGATTGGATGGCTCATCCCAACATAGTGATGTGAAGTACGGTGGTGTTGACCACCTATCTGTTCCATCACCTGCTATTTGGTTGATTTTCGAGTGCCTTAAAGCAATTGATGACTGGTTCTGCCATGCAAGGAacatatcactctttgttgatgaTATGAACTACAGTAGTCTTAGTtgttttagaaagaaattattcAAGTCAAAAAAGGGTGCGAATAGTAGCAAAATTTTTGGGTTGTCTGTGTCTAGGCAGGGAGTAGATAAGCATCAGTCACTTCCTTCTGGTGAGCACCATGAGGTCTCTGATTTAATGGACACCGACGGATGCCTTGAACATACAACTTCAAGTAGGATATCAGATGATAGTATCGTGGAGGTAGATTCTGGTGCTGAATCAGAAGCATTTGGTATGTTAAATATTGCCGATTGGCCTGACATAGTTTATGATGTTAGTTCACAGGAAATATCATTTCACATTCCTTTACATCGTTTGCTTTCATTAATATTGCGAAAAGCGATGGAATATTGTCACAATGAGATTGAAAAGCCAGAGAAGGCAAGTAGTGGCTTATCACTTCCTTCATCAGCATGGGGTCATGAGTTTTTTGGGCAAGTTTTGAAAGGCTTACAACCTTGTGGATTTTCGGCCTTTCTGATGGAGCATCCTCTTCGGTTACGTGTGTTTTGTGCCCAAGTACGTGCTGGCATGTGGCGCAGGAATGGTGATGCAGCCATATTTAACTCTGAGTTTTATCGTGCTGTCCAGTG GTTTAATCAAGGGCTAGAATCTGATCTTTTCTTGCTGCAATGCTGTGCTGCATTAGCTCCACCAGAATTGTTTGTCGAGAGAATTCAAGAAAGATTTGGATTAGTAAATTATACATCTTTGAGTCTTTCAGAGTGCAATGA GTATGAGGCAGTTCTGGTGCAAGAGATGCTTACTCTTATCATACAGGTTGTCAAAGAGCGCCGGTTTTCTGGCCTTTCTTCTGTTGATAATTTGAAGAGAGAATTAGTTTATAAACTCACTGTTGGTGATGCCACCCGTAGCCATCTGGTGAAGGCTCTTCCTCGTGATCTTTCAAACAGTGATCAACTTCAAAATGTTCTGGATATGCTTGCCACATATTCGAATCCATCTGGCATGAAGCAG GGTAAATATTCTCTTCGAAAAGCTTACTGGAAAGAGTTGGACCTGTATCACCCTCGCTGGAATTATAGGGACTTGCAAGTGGCAGAGGAGAGATATTTTCAGTTCTGTAAAGTCTCTGCTCGAAACGTCCAGTTGCCACAATGGACGAACATTTATATTCCCTTGAAAACAATTTCTAGAATAGCTACATCAAAAGCAGTCCTCAAAATTGTCCGTGCAGTTTTCTTTTATGCTGCATTTGTGGATGTTTCACTTGCATCTCGTGCTCCTGATGGAGTTCTTATAACAGCTTTACACTTACTTTCTCTTGCTTTAGATATTTGTGGCTCACAGAGTCAAACACGTAGTACTAATTATGGTTCTGGTATTGATTTGTCACATCCTGACCACTCATTCATGGAAGTTTCACATTATGTGGAAGATTTACCTCCTATACTGGCTCATGCTACTGAACAACTTGACATAGCTGCACATGGTGAATCAGCATTGTGCAAAAACCAAAGCATGTTATCCTTGCTAGTTTTACTGATGAGGAAATACAAGAAAGAAAGTGACAGTCATTATTCTGAGACGAGGCATTGTAACATTTCATTACTCGTCGAGACATTAGTGAAGAAAATTGCTGAACTGAACATCGATTGCTTGGTTATGCTTCAAAGAATAGCACCAGAAGTGGTCTATCATATGCGTAAGCAGCCTGCAGAAGATGCTCCAGAGAGGTCAGCATCAGCTTCTGACGCTGAAGAGCGGCGGGCAAAAGCCCGAGAGCGACAGGCCGCTATAATG GAAAAAATGAGAGCTGAACAATCAAGATTCATGGCCAGTTTGAAGTCAACACCTAACAGTGAGGCAGATGGCTCGATATCCAAAGAGGAAAAGTTAGACCACGAGGACAATGTTTCTGAGGAAtcagcaattgtttgctctttttGTCGAGATCCACACTCCCAAAGTCCTTTGTGTTTCCTGATTCTTCTCCAG AAATCCTGTCTTACAACTTTTGTTGAGAGAGCTCCTCTGTCCTGGGAAGATGTCGGCCAGCAAAACGAAATTCCTTCAACTGGTATAGAAGGATCAAATGGTCCAGGTGGATCTGATTCAAAAAATATAGTGCAGTCAATTCAGAATGTAGGTGTTGAATTCCCCTTTGACATGGAACCTGCAGAAGTTGATAGGTCTTTGGTCTTTCTGAATGAACAACTGCCTGCTTTTAGAAACATTCAACCACTTGATGTCTTTCCTGGTACTGACACAGAACTTAGTGCATCCCTTGAGAGTATGGAGGATGATATTTACCGGTCTATTATAAGGGATATGCACAATTCTAAATCTATTTTAGATACTCTGGATGCTGAAAAGAAATATTTAACCAAGGATGCTGTATTGGGTTCAAGAAAAGGAAGCATTGCAGAATTTTTTGCGCTTGGCGAGTATGTTTTAAGTCTATCAAGAGAGTCCAAACAAAATCACTCTTTCATTTTTGGCCCTCAACGCATTGTGAATTTAGCATCAAGGTCAACTGCTTCAAGTACTACGATTAGTGGATTTGGTCCAAGTGATTGTGATGGAATTCATATTTCTTCTTGTGGGCATGCTGTGCATCGGGAATGCCATGATAGATATCAGGTGTCTTTGAAGCAAAG ATACATTGGGAATCTTGGCTTTGAAGGAAGTCATATTGTGGATCCTGACCTG GGAGAGTTACTTTGTCCAGTATGCCGGAGATTTGCGAACGCCATCCTCCCAGCATGCACTGGTTTCTCCAATAAACTTTCAACGACAAAAGAATCAGCCTTCAGCAGTTCAATGCCAAATGACGTTCCTTCAACCTCATCAGATATGAACTGTAGCAACTTACACATTGTTCTTGCATCATCTCTTCTTCAAAATACAGCAAAAATTGTTGGACAGTGCAGAAATCTAAAGGTTTTGTCTGGAAAAATTAATGAGACCATGAATTCAGTTTTAGAGCCTTCCCTCAGAAAATTGTATATGCTGTATTATTCTCACAGTTACAGTAGTTTGTCAGCCCCTGGTTGGCTCAGTCGATCCTTAATTCTATGGGACACACTTAGGTACTCAGTTACAGCTACAGAAATTGCTGCCCGGGCAAAGTTGAACACAAATTCACTTGGATCTCAATCTTGCTTAGAATCTTTGACTGAGGAACTTCGCTCTTCTAGTGGGTATATAATGTCAGTTCTGGTCCATGTTGCTCAGTCTGCTGGCAGTTCTAATTGTCTTGAAGTTCTCTTGAGGTTCAGCAGTCTTCAACTTCTAGCAGGGTCTATTTGTTCTGGTGTGTCCGGTGATAATTACTTGTCCAATGGAGATAAGCAAAAAG GCACAACTTCTTCCTCGTTTGAATGTTATGACAATGGGGAAGCTTTTCCTGACATACAATTCTGGAAACGTGCTGCGGATCCTATTCTTGCTCAtgatcctttttcttcttttatgtgGGTTCTTTTCTGCCTCCCAGCCCCTTTTAAAGCCTCAAGAGAATGTTTCATTGCTCTTGTGCATTTATTTTATGCTGTTTGCATTGTTCAG GCTATGATTACATGCTATGGCAATCAAAGTTTTGATGTATCAAGTTTTGGCAGCAACGTTCTTAATGATGTTTGCAGGACAATGGCAGAATCCGACCGTGTGAGACAGTATTTTGTCTCCAGCTATATTGATCACCTTTACCATCCGAAGGATATGATACGCAGACTAACATTTCCATACCTTCGTAGATGTGCACTACTTTGGAATTTGCTAAACTCTTCAACATTGTCCCTGTCATATGACAGTCACACATGGGAAAGGTCATATCTTTGTTCAAAAGATGTACAATTGGATAGTGATAGCCAACTAAGAGTAGAGCTcaataatataagggaattggaGGACATGTTTATGATTTGCTCATTGGAATTGGTTCTCAAGAATGAGGTTGTGCATGCCTTGGCTTTGAGATGGTGTGACCATTTCTGTGATGAGTTTGGAGTTCGTAAGTACAGAGGCGTTTTAGCTTCATCTCCTGCTGTTCCCTTTAAGCTGATGGAACTTCCTCTCATCTATCAGGATCTACTGAAAAA GTACATAAAGCTACCATGCTCTAATTGCAAGTCTGTCCCAGAGGAACCTGCTTTGTGCTTGCTTTGTGGTAAATTATGTTCGCTATACCGGAAGTCTTGCTGCAG GCAAAGCAAATGCTTAAATCATGCAATGATCTGTGGGGCTGGTATTGGTGTATTCTTGCTGGTCAGG AAAACCACAATCTTATTGCAGAGGTCAGCTCGTCGGACCCTCTGGCCATCTCTTTATTTGGATGCCTTTGGTGAAGAG GACCATGACATGTCCCGAGGGAAGCCTTTGTATCTGAGCAAGGAGCGCTATGCTGCTCTTACATATTTG GTGGCATCTCATGGTCTCGACCGGAGTTCTGAAGTGCTTCGACAAACGACCACCAACTTAAATGGTCTTTATTAG